TAGCGCTGCTGCTCCAGCTTGCAAGGCACGCTCAGAAAAGCGAATCAAAGACTTATACTCAAAGTCAGCCGTGGCGTAGATTACCCGACGCACAATCTCATACTCTGCGGGTGAAAAGACATGATCGCCAATTTCACTATCAATGATTGCTAAACTTTGAGCATCAGTTACGTGCCATTCCATTTTTGTTGAGCTTCTCAAATATTAGCTTTCAGCTTATCAGCTTCAGAGAGTTAAGAGTTAGGAGTTAGGAGTTATAAGTTAATTAAACTACTCACTCCTAACTACTCACTCATAACTCATTACTAGAAGAAGACCGACTGAAAATAGGAGATAGGTAGGCAACCAAGACGCCAATGAGAAACCCAGAGATATTGCGAACTAAAGGCAACCAGTCGCTTGTACGTGTCACAACTGGCCCAATGCCGAAGGCAATAAACAAGATTCCCCACAAAGGTGAGAAAATTAAAGCCCATTGCCAAGCAAAAACTTGTCCTTTTTCGCGGGGTTGAGCTTCAAATCCACAAATCACCCCACCAATTATTGAGCTAATCAAGGTGAGAATCCACTGTTCTCGTGGTAATCCGGGGACAACATTGCAACCCCCTTTGAGCAAACAGCCTTTAACCGATTCTAAGGCTTGTAGAATGGCTTGGTCTTCGCCTTGTTCGCGGACAAAATACAAATTACCGAAGCGGGTTTGCAGTTCTATCCAAAAAGTCCGGGGTAAAAGTTCATAAACAGCATCGCCGACGCTAAAACTGAGGATGTTACCGCCACGAGAATCAGCAACGAGTAGA
This portion of the Nostoc sp. GT001 genome encodes:
- a CDS encoding TPM domain-containing protein, which encodes MQSCFWRRILVSIAIFFLAGSIWVMXFPPALAYDNPELLPDTFTPVVDLAKSLPVLQEEKLVKDLEQFEADTGWKLRVLTQYDRTPGRAVIKYWGLDDKSILLVADSRGGNILSFSVGDAVYELLPRTFWIELQTRFGNLYFVREQGEDQAILQALESVKGCLLKGGCNVVPGLPREQWILTLISSIIGGVICGFEAQPREKGQVFAWQWALIFSPLWGILFIAFGIGPVVTRTSDWLPLVRNISGFLIGVLVAYLSPIFSRSSSSNEL